The following nucleotide sequence is from Catonella massiliensis.
AGCCTATTTTCAGAGCAGAATTGTCGAGCCTTATAGACGGTTTATTGTAATACTCCTTTGTAAGTCCAACCCTTACCATATTCTCTCCCTCAGGTATTGCCGCCTTTATGACCACTATCCTGGAGAACACCGCCTCAAATACTAAGAGAAATAAAAGCAGATTAACTATTATTCTTCTCTTTTTCATCTATACCACCACTTTGTTTACTTCCAAGGAGATAGTCCACGAACTGTCTGGCTGTTCTTCCCGAGCGTCCACCATTTGCTATCTCCCACTTTCTTGCCTCGTTATGAAGCTCTTTCTCATCTAGTTTAAGCTCTGGATACTCGCCCGCTATCCCTGAAACTATATCAAAATATTCATTCTGATTTGGCGCAAAATAACCTATGGTTATACCAAATCTGTCAGCAAGGGAGAGCTTCTCCTGCATCGTATCAGAGTGATGTACGTCCTGGTTATGCTCCATATCCGTCCTGTCACTCCAAAGCTCTCTTATCAGATGTCTTCTGTTTGAAGTGGCATATATGAGTACATTCTCTGGCCTTACCTCAAGTCCGCCCTCAATCACAGCCTTTAGGTACTTGTATTCAGTCTCAAACTCTTCAAAAGAAAGGTCATCCATATAGATGATGAATCTATAATTCCTGTTCTTTATCTGAGACAGAATTTCTGAAAGATAGACAAACTGATGCTTATATATCTCTATCATCCTAAGTCCATCAGGGTAGAACCTGTTAAGCACAGCCTTTACACTTGAAGACTTGCCTGTACCTGCGTCTCCATATAGTAGACAGTTATTGGCTCTCTTTCCATCCACAAAGGCTTTGGTATTGGCTATCAGCTTCTCTTTTTGTATTTCATATCCGACCAGCTCGTGAAGCCTTATTTCCACAGTATTGGTAATAGGAATAATGCTGCCATCCTTTTCAGATATCCTAAATGACTTGTTAAGACCAAACTTTCCTACCCCAAATGTCTTATAAAACTCAGTAACTCTCTCGTAGAATTCATTTTCATCTTTTGCTGCATTTAACAGACGGGACAAATCCTTTACCTTGTCTGATACATTTTTATTTATCCTTGTGTCTGCCTTTTTGATAGCCTTATAGTTAGTAATCACGCTAAAGCAGCTAATTCCAAGCTCCTCTTCAACCTTCGCAAAGTCATAGTGAAAAAGCCCTTTTATAATGGCAAAGTCGCCAAGCACAAAGCTTACAACGCTTCCTCCCCTGTCTCCTTCTTTCTCACAGGAAAGTGCAAATGGATTTTCATCCATAACAAGGAGGTAGGTAAGGTAGTTCTGCCATAGATTATTATCAAAGCCATTCTCAGTACTTACCGCAAGGAGTTTGTTGATACAGTTATAAATACGGCTTATAAGTTCATCCCTGTCCGTGGCATCAGCTTCAAATTCCCTGATGATATCCGCCACTTCCTTAAGGATCTCATCATTAGCGAGGTTTCTATAGACTATCAGCTTCTCTATACCAAATGACATTGATTTCTCCTTTATCTAATCTGTATTACCTACATTAGCTCAGTGGTGCCTATACCAAACAACATTGATTTCTCCTTAATTCTGCACTATCTACATACGCTCTGGGGCATCTATACCAAGCAAGTCAAGGCATTTTACGATGATTTTTTCAGTAATGTATGACAGCTTTAAGAGTGAATATTTTCTTGCTTCATCCTGCTCAGTAAGTATGTGGTTCTCATGGTAAAATGCACTGAAGCAGTTAGCGGCTTCATAGATGTAGGCACAGATTTTATGAGGTGCATACTCAGCCGCAGCCAGGCTTATCATATCTGAAAACTTTGCTATAACAAGCTCCAGCTCTCTTTCTGATACTGTAGTTGCCTTAACCAACTTCTTATCTGCAAAGAAACTGTCAAGCTCTGCCTTTGTTATGCCTTTTTCAGCTAAAAATTTATCAAGAATGGAGCGGATTCTAACTACTGTATACTGGATGTATGGTCCTGTATTTCCCTCAAATGAAGCAAACCTGTCAAGGTCAAAAATATAGTCCTTGCTCGCCTGATTGGATAAATCACCATACTTAAGCGCCGCAAGTCCTACCTGTCTTGCCACAGTATGCTTGGTCTCTTCATCCATTTCCCTGTCAGCCATCTTAGCTTCAACTTCTTCTGTAATCTCTGCAATGAGTCTCTCAAGCCTCATTACACCGCCCTCTCTGGTTTTAAAAGGCTTTCCGTCCTTGCCATTCATTGTACCAAAGCCTAAAAAGGTAAGATTAAGCTCAGAAGGTGCAATTCCTGTCTTCTTAGCTGCTCTAAATACCTGTTCGAAGTGCATTTCCTGCCTTTTATCTACCACATAGAGGATGTCAGTAGGGTTAAAAAGCTTAGCTCTTTCTACAATTGTAGCAA
It contains:
- a CDS encoding ATP-binding protein, translated to MSFGIEKLIVYRNLANDEILKEVADIIREFEADATDRDELISRIYNCINKLLAVSTENGFDNNLWQNYLTYLLVMDENPFALSCEKEGDRGGSVVSFVLGDFAIIKGLFHYDFAKVEEELGISCFSVITNYKAIKKADTRINKNVSDKVKDLSRLLNAAKDENEFYERVTEFYKTFGVGKFGLNKSFRISEKDGSIIPITNTVEIRLHELVGYEIQKEKLIANTKAFVDGKRANNCLLYGDAGTGKSSSVKAVLNRFYPDGLRMIEIYKHQFVYLSEILSQIKNRNYRFIIYMDDLSFEEFETEYKYLKAVIEGGLEVRPENVLIYATSNRRHLIRELWSDRTDMEHNQDVHHSDTMQEKLSLADRFGITIGYFAPNQNEYFDIVSGIAGEYPELKLDEKELHNEARKWEIANGGRSGRTARQFVDYLLGSKQSGGIDEKEKNNS